The Pseudomonas sp. MPC6 nucleotide sequence GAACTCAAGCATTTCCCGGGCCTTGCCGACCCGCAGATGCTGGCAGTACTCGGTAGGTTTCAAACCCGTCGCCGCGCGGAATCGGCGCAGGAACGTGCGCTCTTCCAACCCTGCCCGCTCGGCCATCGCCGTCAGCGACACATCGGTCGCGCCAGTGCTTTGCAGCCAATGCTGAACCTTGAGTATCGACGCATCGCCATGGCTGAGAATTGGTGAAAAATTGCTGCCGCATTCGCTCGCGGCGTCGCTGTGTTCCACCACCAGGAACCGCGCGGTACTGGTGGCGATGCTCGGCCCGAGCAGGCGGTTCACAAGACGCAAACCCAGCTCGGACCAGGCCATCAAGCCGGCGGTCGTAATCAAGTCGCCGTCATCGACGATGGGCGTATCGGCCTTGAGTCTGATCGCCGGATAACGCTCGGCGAACGTCTTGGCCGAGGTCCAGTGGGTGGTGGCGCTACGACCGTCGAGCAGGCCGCTTTCGGCCAACAGGATCGAGCCCACGCAAACGCCGCCCAGGATCGCGCCATTGGCATGTTGCTGACGAAGCCAGCGGATCAACGCCCGGGGTGCCTGG carries:
- a CDS encoding GlxA family transcriptional regulator — protein: MDAERAIVELAVLIYPGAQMAAVHGLTDLFAVANRIAAEHQSAQLPQLRVSHWQVDGEQVPERVYDSHPVLDSALVAVLIPPSIAGFSEGQAPRALIRWLRQQHANGAILGGVCVGSILLAESGLLDGRSATTHWTSAKTFAERYPAIRLKADTPIVDDGDLITTAGLMAWSELGLRLVNRLLGPSIATSTARFLVVEHSDAASECGSNFSPILSHGDASILKVQHWLQSTGATDVSLTAMAERAGLEERTFLRRFRAATGLKPTEYCQHLRVGKAREMLEFTNGTIDHIAWTVGYQDPGAFRAMFKKITGLAPSDYRARFGVTSSAATR